ACATAACTGGTTTTCCATGTGTTCAAGATTATATCGATAATTGAGGATGGTTGCTGCTGGTTGATTGCACTGGTTACCAGAAAATAGAAGCTGCCAACTGAAGGAACAAGAAAAACCTCCTTAGTTGAGCAAATCTATATGAAACATATCTCTAGGTCTATCCTTTTCGCCTTCGATCATTACCGATCATCTGCTAAACAAGACAAACTTAGTCATGTAACAGATATTGATCCGAGCATGCAGAACCTAAACAACTCCTGCTCCCCAGGTTCAATCAACAAGAATGTATCCCAGATAAAACATTGTTAATCCAGAGCTTACAGCTTAGTAGATCCAATGAACACCAAGTCCACAAATAACCTCCCAAAAATGGCCACAACTCATGGGTTTTTATAAACCACCAAAGGCGAAGTCACCTGGAAGCACCCTTGTAATTAGTAGATGCTCCATATTTATCCATCTGGGTAGAAAGCAAACCTAGAACTTCTAAGGTAAGTAGATAACCTGACAGCCTTGCCGTCCGCAACATCCAGTAGAGACATTCAAGATAAAAGAGGCTTAAACTGGGAAACCATCGCAAAGAGATCAAAGATTTGAAATGAATGAATTGGCCAAATACTATAGAAATATAAATCCAAGAGAAGAATGCACCCCCATATATTCCCAAAGATTACAAGCTTATACCACCCTATTTAAGGGAAAGCCTTCTCTTATATACATCaccaaagataaaaaaggaaacTTAAAATTTTAGGAAAATAAAAATCCTAGCCAATACCTACACCTCTTTTCCCCTTGAAACCATTATACCTCCTTTCACCTCAATCCTCCCTTCTATCCACCTTTCCAGATTTTATTCATTTACAACCCAGGAGTCGTATCCCCATCTTGTATGCCCCCAAGCCCATTTTCCTTGACCTACTCCTGTATAACCTCACCACCACCCCAATCCCCACCTCAGAATAAGAGGGAAAAAGATACTAGACAAAAACATTAATACAATGTTTTTCCTCGTTCTTCGTCTAAGAAATGGCGAACTTAATTACCTCAGCTGCAGTTGTGCTGAGAAAGACCTTGCTGGACGGAGTGGCGGGTTGAGAAGTCGTGGAGATGGACTCAACGTCTGCGATCGCTCAAGCATGTCTACCATGGATGGTGTCTGATAGGCATGAATAAGGCTGGTACTGTCCGTCGAGTCCCCACGGACCGTTGCCCTTTGCCACGAATGCGAGCTGAGCCCTGATAACATATAAGCCCGCCCAGAAGCCTCGTACCTCTGTCGGCTAGCCATCCTGTCCTGCATCTCCTTCAGCTCTGCATCCAAAGCCAAGCACAACTGGTCGCTAGATCTTCCTGCCAGGGTTTTAGATAATATCCTCCTCCGCTCCTCAAGTATGGACACTGCATCAGCTAGTGCACCCCTCTCAGCTGCAGCCCTTGCTGCCGCCATGGCTTCTGCAGCTTGCACACGATTCCTCTCGCGATCAACCTCAATTGACATCATCTGGCCCACGACAACTGCTGGCCTCGGAATCCTCAGTTCTTTACCTTCCAAGTTGATAGTCTCATTCAATACTGGGTCTCTATAGGAACAACCCACCTTCAACAGCACAAACTCGTCATGGGCTGGCGGAATGTTTACAGATACCATGAAATCCCTTTCTTCATCAGCATACAGGTCACCCACATCGATTGATCCACTCCGTCCATCAGCTGCCACCTTACTTGCATAGCCGCCTGACTTGATTGGAGCAAGTTGCACACCTGGGTGCACACACTCCACACCCACCAACATCTCTTGCACAACTACACTCAGGAGGCCACCGATGCACTGAGCAAATGCATCTTGAATCACACCCTCCGTCTCGATAAAAGAAAAAGTCCCACCAGAGATTTCTGAGATTGAATGCATGGAAGAAGAGTCGTGATCTGAACCGAAACCAAAGGAATGAACAGGTGTTTGATGGCTGGTTGCACCACGTATAGAGGACGGAACTAGTGATTCATAGTGTGACTGTGCTTGCAGAGTTCCACCAGCACTAGAGGTTACAGTATATGTGTCCTGCCCATCGGAGAGAAGAATGATGCTGCAGACTGGGTTCTTCTCTCTGCGCTCCTCGATCACCTTGGCCCCCTTCCTGAGGCCCTCAGCAATGTTAGTGCCACCACTAGCCGCCAGAGAATTGACGGCTTGCAGGGCCTGCTGCTTACCAGAGTCGGACATCCGACAGAGGTGGAACAGCCGGCGTGCGGTCGAAGAGAAGGCAATGACAGAAAGCCTATCAGAGGGTCCAAGGTTTTGGATAACAAACCCCATGGCACGCTTAAGAAGTGCTAGCTTCGTGCCAGCCATGCTGCCACTGACATCAAGCACCGTGACAAGGTCTACAGGAGCACGAGAGGTTTGTGAGGCCGTTGAGTTTGGATTGACATTTCGGCCAGAAACCTGGTTTGTGCTAGGATGTGGGGCCTTCAGATGTATCAGGACAGTGAAGTTCTCCTGGGAGGCTGACTGAGGAATGGCTGAGAATTCTGGGTATGTCTTGATCTCTACTGTTTTACTCCTACCATGCTGAGAATCTCTAGTCGTATCAGGCTGCAAGTCAAGAGGCTCGTCGGAGGGCTCAAGAGGCTCGTCGTCGTTGAAATAGATTGGCTCTGAAGTATGGAAGAGAGGAGTGAGGTGGTGCTGTCGGTTTGCAGAATCTGCACGAGAAAACCGACGGACAACAGTCATGAAGCCTTCCTCTTGGGGCCAGTTAACTGGGTTTACTCGGGCCCTTCCATGAGGATGCTCGGAGTATGGGGGCCCCTGGAAGGGTATCTCCTTCCACTTGGCTCTGCACACTGGGCACACACGGTTGCCATGCTTCACATTTGATGCTATGCAATGAAAGTGAAACGTATGGGAGCATTCTGCAGTGAAGAGTGCATGGCCATGACCCGCTTTCATGGTGCCAAGACATATAGCACATGTTCGCTGGAGGTGAAAAATTACAAAGAGCAAAGTCAGGATATTTCCAAGGCACAAATACTAGCAGATTACAATCTAGAACTAGTCAGCACAGCCAATTTACAAAAGACAGTATCTGAACTAAAGTAGGGCAAAGatcaaggagaaaaaaaataaaccgGAGACAGAACCACGTAGAAAGACTTCGTGCAATTTCTTTTTAATGCTGTAACACAATCATTTTCAATGGGGCTCAACGAAAAATGCTAACGTTATTAAATCATGCTTGGCCTACTTCCACGATACATAATACATCGGTTTTAAATCAATGATCTGCTGATGGAATAATGTAAAGTCTAACTGAGTCCATTTTACACAAATGAACTGACTCAACCGATAGCAAACTCAGGCAGAGTAATCCACCAGCAGTTTAAACAAAATGAAGAGAAGCTCCCAGAGTAACCACTGTAGAATTATTAAGAAAAGTTAATAAAATAAGCAGATGAAGATGCCACGTTAACAATCACAAAAACAGACGATGATAGTGTATTCAAATTTTGGTCATTGAATGCaggaaatttaaaaatatatatggacACAACCCCTATCCATACTTAATCTGTTTACATAAATgggtgcttcttcttcttcttcttttgataaGCATAAATGGGTGTTTTCAGTGCAATTAACCCAGTCATACCAGTCAACTTATCAACTCACGGACAGATCACAGCCCCAAAGTACAACATGTGAAGGGCAGCCATCAGACTTATGAAACTCTCCAGTTAACAGTTGACAAGGTTATCCATTGAGCAATTAAAACAGCATCCAGGTTCAAGTCGTTCATCAGAAAAGCAAAGTCTGGAAAAGATGTTAAAACTTTCAATTTTTCGAAGCTTCAATGAAGATCCAGAATAGGCTTCACAGTTTCTACACCCACTTCCCAGTTCCCAATATACAAATTGGGTAAGTGTGACAGGACCATGAGCTAGCGCAGGAAATGTTCGACCAATTCACCCACCAAAATGATGGTGAAATCATCATTAGACATTAAATTTCCTCAAACCTACGCTTGTGGAATGTTTGCCAAAAATGGCCAACCGacgtttaaaaaaaagaaaaagagaatacCAAACGCTGCACACGCAACAGTAGCGTTGCTGACCAGGGAAGCGGCTTTCCCTTTCAAGGAGGTAGGgggattaaaaaaagaaagatagtcTGACTTTTTCCCCTTTTCTAATGAACAAGAACGGATCCGTTCCTCAAAGGAACTGTTGCACGTTAACCTCCACAGAGTTGCAGGGATAAAATCGTAAAatagaaaggaaaaggaaaaaagaaaactaaaacacCATCATCCAAGTCCATGATTTGAAAGAACAACTGCAAAAGAtatggaaaagaagagaaaaccaGCGCAGAGTTCGGTGAAAAGATGAAAAAACCCCACGTTTAAGCACGCTTACATcaatatccaaaaaaaagacCTAGTTTTTCAAGGAAGAAAAAACATGttttcatccttcaaatcaataaAGAAACAAGCATCCTAATTGCAAGAGATTTCTAAACAAATAGCAGAAAAATCGAACCTTTGACGATCTGCTACCGGATCTAGGAAGCCGGAGGCCGGAGGAGGTGGGGGTGGGCGTCGTCGGCATGAGTTCTCGGTAATCCGACACTCCGCCAGACGATGTCGGAGAAGACGCCGCCGCAGCATTCGACGACCTTCCGGCGGCGTGCCCGCCGAACGGCGAGCCACCGTCATCGTCCAGATTGCCCGGAATATAGACGCAAAGATTCGCCGCCAGCGCCCTCTTGGCCCGCCTCCACGCGGTCCCCATTCCTCACAACCAAACCAacccccccttcttccccaGCCACTGCGGTACGTTCGCTCGGAAACCTCAGACCAAACGAGCTCAAACCGGAGTTATCTCGTTCCTCGGCGTATCTCCTTGTAGCAAGAAAGCGGATCTCGGAGGAAGGGGTGCCAAGATCGGATTTTTATGCGGTTTTTTGTGGGAATGGGGAGATTATAGAGTCGGAAGGAGGATACGAAGGGGGAAGAAGGCGAGAAAGGGGAGAGGCCGGGTCAGAAGAAGGACTGGCTCGCAAAAGAGAACTGGTACTCCTCTTCTTTAGCGAGCCCTAGCCGCcattaaagagagagagagaaggggagaaagagagagagagaggggcggGGGTCGGGGCGTTGGGTTTTGACCTTTGGAAGCAGCCTTTGTgaggagggaaggagagagggaTTTGGGTAGGTGATATATAGCGGAGAATTTATGTTTGCGTGActtcccaaaatgcccctcgCAATCCTTTTATTCaggatttttcttttggattaggattctatTAGGCTGTCAATATCAAAAGTCAAAACAGAAGCCAACTTGTTTAAATTAGTAGTCACAATATAATTGCAACAGCTGTTACGATAATCATGGAGGATCAGTTAATAATAGTGATATAAAAGTAATGATTATTATTTAGCTATAACGCtattgattttgataaaataataagaattttTATGGTAATTACAATTTTAGCTCCATAGTTTGGGAGCATAAGTGAACAAATAATGTCAATATAGCCATTAAAATGGTCAATAATAATTTAAAGAGGATCCACAAACTAGAAGCAtgctttatatttattttttatttagtcCTTCTGGTCATTTGATTTTTATTAGTAATAATTGCATAAAAGATATTAAGCAATAACTCTACAATTGTCAGCATAAATTTCAAATTGTGATTGTTGCAACTTGGTTAATTTATGGGAATCGGTGATTAACCTTTTATGAAAGTATGCTATTTTAGATGAGAAAATATTAAATGCATATAGAGAGGCCAATAGCGTAGCGGATTGGGTGGTTTATATCCGGCCACCTTGGATATGAATTTGCCCTCTTAGAATCAGTTTCTTTTTCGTTTCCACTTACATGTGGGGGCATTTTTGTAAttttagaaagagaaaaaagggcTGCATAAAGGTAGGACTTGGTGGGCTCGTCCACCTACAaggcggaaaaaaaaaatggagagagAAAAGGGCAGAAAAATCCAAAGCAGCATTTAAGAGGAAGATTAGCTGTCGAACGGCACTGCCTTTAATAAACCAAGGGCGGCTGATGGCAGCCCATAACTtggggtagttctaaatacacccccccgattgctcaggacaccccccaaaaattaaacaaaaattaaatactctctacacccccccatttgctaaggacacccctaaaaaattaaaaaatcctaaattacccttcaccctccccaccccctcacctaaattgctctctacaccccccaaacccccccccaaaaccccgctcttcccctccaaaactccactccagccggcttctcccttccgcccaaaaaacttcgcctcaagcacctcaagcacctcgccggcggccaaacccccctccgtctcccccttctccctcgcccaaaacccccccgttcccccttctccctctcgtcgccggcattctccccttctccctctcgtcgccggcattctcccggaaccacctccccggccatctcccgagcaacgagcacctcgccggcgcctccacgaccacgtcgaggtagctccccgccccctgcctccagtgctccgttcggcactggatcgctgaacagaacccttctgttcggctgaacagtgccgaacagaagccctctgttcggcaacactcaaccgaacagaagccttctgttcggctgcacggtgccgaacagaagccttctgttcggctgcacagtgccgaacagaatggttctgtccggctctgagcagccgaacagaagccttctgttcggctctgtgcagccgaacagaagccttctgttcggctctgtgcagccgaacagaagccttctgttcggcactgtgcagccgaacagaaggcttctggtgccaaatcgcgtgccgtgctgaattttgtgc
Above is a genomic segment from Phoenix dactylifera cultivar Barhee BC4 chromosome 2, palm_55x_up_171113_PBpolish2nd_filt_p, whole genome shotgun sequence containing:
- the LOC103722149 gene encoding E3 ubiquitin-protein ligase WAV3-like, which gives rise to MGTAWRRAKRALAANLCVYIPGNLDDDGGSPFGGHAAGRSSNAAAASSPTSSGGVSDYRELMPTTPTPTSSGLRLPRSGSRSSKRTCAICLGTMKAGHGHALFTAECSHTFHFHCIASNVKHGNRVCPVCRAKWKEIPFQGPPYSEHPHGRARVNPVNWPQEEGFMTVVRRFSRADSANRQHHLTPLFHTSEPIYFNDDEPLEPSDEPLDLQPDTTRDSQHGRSKTVEIKTYPEFSAIPQSASQENFTVLIHLKAPHPSTNQVSGRNVNPNSTASQTSRAPVDLVTVLDVSGSMAGTKLALLKRAMGFVIQNLGPSDRLSVIAFSSTARRLFHLCRMSDSGKQQALQAVNSLAASGGTNIAEGLRKGAKVIEERREKNPVCSIILLSDGQDTYTVTSSAGGTLQAQSHYESLVPSSIRGATSHQTPVHSFGFGSDHDSSSMHSISEISGGTFSFIETEGVIQDAFAQCIGGLLSVVVQEMLVGVECVHPGVQLAPIKSGGYASKVAADGRSGSIDVGDLYADEERDFMVSVNIPPAHDEFVLLKVGCSYRDPVLNETINLEGKELRIPRPAVVVGQMMSIEVDRERNRVQAAEAMAAARAAAERGALADAVSILEERRRILSKTLAGRSSDQLCLALDAELKEMQDRMASRQRYEASGRAYMLSGLSSHSWQRATVRGDSTDSTSLIHAYQTPSMVDMLERSQTLSPSPRLLNPPLRPARSFSAQLQLR